One Verrucomicrobiota bacterium DNA segment encodes these proteins:
- a CDS encoding glycosyltransferase, giving the protein MLLSQINPRRVRVDGKFFRAGARKFHPKGVTYGPFAPNGRGEPFPETEQAKSDFAQIRELGANLLRVYDVPPGWFLDLAGENDLKLLVDIPWSKHLCFLDSDSAREAARASVRDAAKACARHPAVFAVSVVNEIPADIVRWSGASRVAEFIDELVSIVKAIAPDCLCTFGNYPPTEFLRSREIDFHCFNVYIHHPKPFENYLSRLQMIAEFKPLLLGEIGIDSLREGEDRKCEILAWQIESAFRAGLAGAIVYSFTDDWFKGGEQITDWAFGLTTRERHPKPSFSAVQKAFRTAPYFPLNEAPLVSVVVACYNGARTLAACLDSLKQLNYPRYEVVLVDDGSTDATGEIAARFPNVRYLRHPLNQGLSAARNTGLEAAQGEIVAFTDADCRADEDWLHYLVSDLLNRDFVGIGGHNLLPPEDSWVAAAVMVSPGGPTHVMLTDRLAEHIPGCNMAFYKWALIEVGGFDPLFRKAGDDVDICWRLQQRGYRLGFSSSGFVWHYRRSTVLDYLRQQRGYGESEALLVHRHPEYFNWFGGSLWQGRIYSPAKFGVVTRRPIIYHGTFGSGFFQTLYSSPPALTLMLLTSLEYHVLLTLPLLVLSALFDPILPLALTSLLLSLAVCGTAAAQAELAASKRRFWSRPLVALLFFLQPIVRGWSRYKGRLTAPRTRLADYETLDSLSLRDAKQSFTEAAYWNERNLGRFELLAAIMERLDRRGWPNKADTGWSNFDLEVLGSRWCHLQLLTAAEELGHGKRLIRCRLKTRWTLLAKAAFWSLVGIEVLVIGSIGPIFPWVWLLLLTLPLVGWWLDTVQKDFRRLVAVFLDETAKDVGLVKIERQVPVATKEAPKERSAPTQNGQRLRWFLGLIKSRP; this is encoded by the coding sequence ATGCTGTTGTCGCAGATCAATCCCCGCCGCGTGAGAGTGGACGGCAAATTCTTTCGCGCGGGGGCTCGGAAATTCCATCCGAAGGGGGTGACCTACGGCCCCTTTGCTCCGAACGGGCGCGGAGAACCGTTCCCGGAAACCGAACAGGCGAAGAGCGATTTTGCTCAGATCCGCGAGTTGGGAGCGAATCTTCTGCGCGTGTATGACGTGCCTCCGGGCTGGTTTCTGGATCTGGCAGGCGAAAACGACCTGAAACTGCTGGTCGATATTCCCTGGAGCAAGCACCTCTGTTTCTTGGATTCGGACAGCGCCCGCGAGGCCGCGCGGGCGTCGGTGCGGGACGCAGCCAAGGCTTGCGCCCGGCATCCGGCGGTGTTTGCCGTGAGCGTCGTGAACGAGATTCCAGCCGACATCGTGCGCTGGAGCGGCGCGTCGCGAGTGGCGGAGTTCATCGATGAACTGGTATCGATCGTCAAAGCGATTGCTCCGGATTGTCTGTGCACGTTTGGGAACTATCCGCCGACGGAGTTTCTTCGCTCCCGGGAGATCGATTTCCACTGTTTCAACGTCTATATCCATCATCCGAAGCCGTTCGAAAATTATCTGTCGCGGCTTCAGATGATCGCGGAGTTTAAGCCGCTTCTGCTGGGGGAAATCGGCATCGATTCCTTGCGGGAAGGCGAAGATCGAAAGTGCGAGATCCTGGCCTGGCAGATCGAGTCTGCCTTCCGCGCCGGACTGGCCGGGGCGATTGTCTATAGCTTCACGGACGACTGGTTCAAGGGCGGTGAACAAATCACGGACTGGGCGTTTGGGCTTACGACGCGCGAGCGGCATCCCAAACCGTCGTTCTCCGCAGTCCAGAAAGCCTTTCGGACTGCGCCTTATTTTCCGCTCAATGAAGCCCCGCTCGTGTCGGTCGTGGTGGCATGCTACAACGGCGCGCGCACGCTGGCGGCCTGCCTGGATTCGTTGAAGCAGTTGAATTACCCGCGCTACGAGGTCGTGCTGGTGGATGACGGTTCCACCGATGCCACCGGCGAAATCGCCGCGCGGTTTCCCAACGTGCGTTACTTGCGCCACCCGCTGAACCAGGGGTTGTCTGCCGCTCGAAACACGGGCCTTGAAGCTGCCCAGGGCGAGATCGTGGCATTCACGGACGCGGATTGCCGTGCCGACGAAGATTGGCTGCACTATCTCGTGAGCGATCTTTTGAACCGCGACTTTGTGGGCATTGGCGGCCACAACTTGCTCCCTCCGGAAGATTCCTGGGTTGCGGCAGCCGTGATGGTGTCACCGGGCGGCCCCACCCACGTCATGCTCACGGATCGGCTGGCCGAGCACATTCCCGGGTGCAACATGGCGTTCTACAAATGGGCGCTGATCGAAGTGGGCGGGTTCGATCCGTTGTTCCGCAAAGCGGGCGACGATGTGGATATTTGCTGGAGGCTGCAGCAACGGGGTTACCGGCTCGGATTCAGTTCGTCGGGATTTGTCTGGCACTATCGGCGCTCGACGGTCCTCGACTATCTCAGGCAGCAACGCGGCTACGGAGAATCGGAGGCGCTGTTGGTCCACCGGCACCCGGAGTATTTCAACTGGTTTGGCGGCAGCCTGTGGCAAGGACGGATTTATTCTCCGGCCAAGTTCGGCGTCGTCACGCGCCGGCCCATCATTTATCACGGGACCTTCGGGAGCGGATTCTTTCAAACCCTTTACAGCTCGCCGCCCGCCTTGACGCTCATGTTGCTGACGAGTCTCGAATATCACGTGCTGCTCACGCTGCCGCTGCTGGTTTTGAGCGCTTTGTTCGATCCGATCTTGCCGCTGGCCTTGACGAGTCTGTTGCTTTCGCTCGCGGTCTGCGGCACAGCGGCGGCTCAGGCGGAATTAGCTGCTTCCAAACGCCGATTCTGGTCGCGGCCTCTGGTGGCGCTTCTGTTCTTTCTGCAACCGATCGTGCGCGGTTGGTCGCGTTACAAAGGGCGTCTGACCGCGCCGCGCACACGCCTGGCCGATTACGAAACGCTCGATTCCTTGAGCCTGCGCGATGCCAAACAGAGTTTCACGGAGGCAGCTTACTGGAACGAACGCAACTTGGGACGATTTGAACTCCTGGCCGCGATCATGGAACGCCTGGACCGCCGCGGCTGGCCGAACAAGGCCGACACGGGCTGGAGCAATTTCGATCTCGAAGTCCTCGGCAGCCGCTGGTGCCACCTGCAACTGTTGACTGCCGCGGAGGAGTTGGGCCATGGCAAGCGGTTGATCCGGTGCCGTCTCAAAACCCGGTGGACGCTCCTGGCCAAAGCGGCATTCTGGAGCTTGGTCGGGATCGAAGTGCTCGTCATCGGCTCGATCGGGCCGATCTTCCCGTGGGTCTGGCTGCTGCTCCTGACGCTGCCGTTGGTGGGATGGTGGCTCGACACGGTCCAGAAAGATTTTCGCCGCCTGGTTGCGGTTTTTCTGGATGAGACCGCCAAGGACGTTGGTTTGGTAAAGATCGAGCGGCAAGTTCCGGTTGCGACGAAGGAGGCACCGAAGGAGCGCTCGGCTCCAACCCAGAATGGCCAGCGGTTACGGTGGTTTTTGGGTCTGATCAAATCCAGACCGTGA
- a CDS encoding site-specific integrase: protein MRPVGVRARTEDCAPNVRARIGSDEGGVRFRDGTRIDPLEPAVSIRRKRIIPAKIDVPTREQFKKLVAQIRFSDGRNDSQEKAKHGADLVEFLAYSGARLGEAVAARWQDVKFESNMIWIHGTKTESSDRLIPMTGALKQFLERLEAETEPKPEDSIIKIQSAKKCLQTACRRLGFPHFTHHDFRHFFATTCIESGVYIPTISRWLGHKDGGSLAMRTYGHLRQEHSLAIIKKVSFDDSTADNVVRLTQEAPMEASS, encoded by the coding sequence TTGCGACCGGTGGGTGTCAGAGCGCGGACCGAAGATTGCGCCCCAAACGTTCGCGCACGAATTGGAAGTGATGAGGGCGGTGTTCGATTTCGCGATGGAACGCGGATTGATCCTCTCGAACCGGCGGTGAGTATTCGGCGAAAGCGGATTATTCCCGCGAAGATCGATGTGCCGACCCGCGAGCAATTCAAAAAGCTCGTCGCTCAAATCAGGTTTTCGGATGGCCGGAATGACAGTCAGGAGAAAGCCAAGCACGGCGCCGATCTCGTCGAGTTCCTGGCGTACTCCGGCGCGCGGTTGGGTGAGGCCGTCGCCGCCAGGTGGCAAGATGTGAAATTCGAGTCAAACATGATTTGGATTCACGGCACAAAAACCGAATCGAGTGATCGCCTGATTCCAATGACCGGCGCGCTGAAACAATTCTTGGAAAGGCTCGAGGCCGAGACCGAGCCAAAACCAGAAGATTCCATTATCAAAATTCAGAGCGCGAAGAAGTGTCTTCAAACGGCCTGCCGGCGACTTGGATTTCCTCACTTCACTCATCACGATTTTCGACACTTCTTCGCCACGACGTGCATCGAATCCGGTGTGTACATTCCCACGATCAGCCGTTGGCTCGGGCACAAGGACGGTGGATCGCTCGCCATGAGAACTTACGGGCATCTGCGGCAAGAACACAGTCTGGCGATAATCAAGAAGGTGAGCTTCGATGATTCCACCGCGGACAACGTAGTGCGTCTAACCCAAGAGGCACCGATGGAAGCTTCGTCCTAA
- a CDS encoding thioredoxin family protein, with protein MRKLPLGLMAGLALFQLSVSAEWLTDLSKAQTQAKKEKKLVLINFTGSDWUGFCKKLESEVFPTSEFKDYASKHFVLVEADFPRAKPQSDALKKANEEMKGKYGVRGFPTLVIVDDKGKKVGEKVGYRPGSGTQAVIADLDKIIKK; from the coding sequence ATGAGAAAACTCCCCCTGGGCTTAATGGCAGGCCTCGCCCTGTTCCAATTAAGCGTCTCCGCCGAATGGCTGACGGATCTGTCCAAAGCGCAGACCCAGGCCAAGAAGGAGAAAAAGTTGGTGCTCATCAACTTCACCGGTTCGGACTGGTGAGGGTTCTGCAAAAAGTTGGAGTCGGAAGTGTTTCCCACCTCGGAATTCAAGGACTACGCCAGCAAGCACTTTGTGCTGGTGGAAGCGGATTTCCCGCGCGCGAAGCCGCAATCCGACGCCTTGAAAAAGGCCAATGAAGAGATGAAAGGCAAATACGGCGTCCGAGGATTCCCTACGCTCGTCATCGTGGACGACAAAGGGAAGAAAGTCGGCGAAAAGGTCGGGTATCGCCCCGGCAGCGGCACGCAAGCCGTGATCGCCGACCTGGACAAGATCATCAAGAAGTAG
- a CDS encoding type II toxin-antitoxin system RelE/ParE family toxin yields the protein MSWRVVVRPEVWDDVDEATRWYDARADGLGNEFVEEVIRVLDALADNPLLNSRRHPRKNIRWRYPERFPYRVIFEVSEDDGVVIVGAVLHAARHDRHWQGRF from the coding sequence ATGAGTTGGCGCGTCGTCGTGCGGCCGGAAGTTTGGGACGATGTTGACGAGGCCACCAGATGGTATGACGCCCGCGCCGATGGTCTCGGCAACGAGTTCGTCGAAGAAGTCATTCGAGTTCTTGACGCGCTCGCTGACAACCCACTGCTTAATTCCCGCCGCCACCCGCGTAAGAATATCCGTTGGCGTTATCCTGAACGATTTCCTTACCGCGTAATCTTCGAAGTCTCAGAAGATGACGGTGTCGTGATCGTAGGTGCCGTGCTCCACGCGGCCCGGCATGATCGGCACTGGCAAGGGCGTTTCTAA
- a CDS encoding clan AA aspartic protease: MESAPRAYLCRVGEVRVQVKLCNVADLAAAAAGKLDPQSVRRIEANAMVDTGAVRSCIPQPLLDRLGIQPLDHMVVEYANGQKESVRLAYGVMFDILERRTSDDALVLGDEVLIGQTLLEKMDLIVDCTNRRLLPNPSHPDVAVNKLK; this comes from the coding sequence TTGGAATCAGCGCCTCGCGCCTATCTTTGCCGCGTGGGTGAAGTCCGCGTTCAAGTTAAACTGTGCAACGTTGCCGATCTGGCCGCCGCAGCGGCCGGGAAACTCGACCCGCAATCGGTTCGGCGCATTGAAGCGAATGCCATGGTGGACACCGGCGCAGTCCGCTCGTGCATTCCGCAGCCGTTGCTGGACCGGTTAGGCATCCAACCCTTGGACCACATGGTCGTTGAATATGCCAACGGGCAGAAAGAATCGGTGCGCCTGGCCTACGGCGTGATGTTTGACATTCTGGAACGCCGCACTAGCGACGACGCGCTTGTGCTGGGCGATGAGGTGCTCATCGGCCAGACGTTGCTTGAGAAAATGGACCTCATCGTGGACTGCACAAATCGCCGCCTCCTGCCCAATCCATCGCATCCGGACGTAGCGGTCAACAAACTGAAGTGA
- a CDS encoding TIM barrel protein, translated as MANKHRYQFCFGPWNISEGGDPYGPPTRPTQSFDWKLAKLKRLGFDAMMFHDDDAVPDIDGKSDAQIRKEARELKKRLDGMGIAAEMVAPRLWFSPKTIDGAYTSNDPKCRRYAIGRSLRSIDIAKVLGTDLIVLWLAREGTYLRESKNGRRSVELLVEAVDAMLAHDRKVRIAIEPKPNEPMDIAYLPTIGHALAIAQLTRDPKRVGCLIESAHALLAGLDPADEIDFACSFGKLWSLHLNDQNGLKFDQDKPFASHNLRVAFNQVRALERNGYGQNGEYVCFDVHPFRTTKTEHWLDHLTNSRRTFLRLVKKARSFDEKSARQLIADRNYQALDQMVLEHLMDG; from the coding sequence ATGGCAAACAAACACCGCTACCAATTCTGCTTCGGCCCGTGGAACATCAGCGAAGGCGGCGATCCGTACGGGCCGCCCACGCGCCCGACGCAATCGTTCGATTGGAAACTCGCGAAACTGAAACGGCTCGGCTTCGACGCCATGATGTTTCACGATGACGACGCCGTTCCGGACATCGACGGCAAATCCGACGCCCAGATTCGCAAGGAAGCCCGGGAACTGAAAAAGCGGCTCGACGGCATGGGCATTGCCGCGGAAATGGTCGCGCCCCGGCTTTGGTTCAGCCCCAAGACCATCGACGGCGCGTACACGAGCAACGATCCCAAGTGCCGCAGGTACGCGATCGGACGGTCCCTCCGTTCCATCGACATCGCGAAGGTGCTCGGGACCGATTTGATCGTTTTGTGGCTGGCGCGGGAAGGCACGTATCTTCGCGAATCGAAGAATGGCCGGCGCAGCGTCGAGCTTCTGGTCGAGGCGGTCGATGCGATGCTCGCGCACGACCGGAAAGTCCGCATCGCCATCGAACCCAAACCGAATGAGCCGATGGACATCGCCTACCTCCCGACCATCGGCCACGCACTGGCCATTGCCCAACTCACGCGCGATCCGAAGCGGGTCGGATGTTTGATTGAATCGGCGCACGCGCTGCTGGCGGGGCTGGATCCGGCGGACGAAATCGATTTCGCCTGCAGCTTCGGCAAACTGTGGTCGCTGCACTTGAACGATCAGAACGGATTGAAATTCGACCAGGACAAGCCTTTTGCGAGCCACAACCTGCGGGTCGCCTTCAATCAGGTGCGCGCGCTGGAGCGGAACGGTTATGGCCAGAATGGCGAATACGTCTGCTTCGACGTCCATCCGTTCCGGACCACGAAGACCGAGCATTGGCTGGATCATCTGACGAACAGCCGGCGGACGTTCCTGCGGCTCGTCAAGAAAGCCCGCAGCTTCGACGAGAAGAGCGCCCGGCAACTCATCGCGGACCGCAATTACCAGGCGCTCGACCAGATGGTGCTGGAGCATTTGATGGATGGATGA
- a CDS encoding DUF433 domain-containing protein, with protein MAVGHQTQPGRVLCVWGDAGWIDDTNVKVIEVILDHLAYGHSPEEIHLQHPHLSMAQAHAAFAYYFDHKAAIDAKIDWRHRRVEALRAKAHEPFTRKQLTARLKKR; from the coding sequence ATTGCGGTTGGCCACCAGACGCAGCCCGGCCGAGTTCTCTGCGTCTGGGGCGACGCTGGTTGGATTGACGACACCAACGTCAAGGTGATCGAAGTGATTCTCGATCATCTGGCTTACGGCCACAGCCCGGAAGAGATTCATCTACAGCATCCCCATCTTTCGATGGCGCAGGCGCACGCCGCATTTGCGTATTACTTCGACCACAAGGCAGCAATCGATGCTAAAATTGACTGGCGTCATCGCCGCGTCGAGGCGCTTCGAGCGAAAGCGCACGAGCCGTTCACTCGAAAGCAACTGACTGCGCGGCTCAAGAAGCGGTGA
- a CDS encoding immunoglobulin domain-containing protein, producing MELPGATNTVLTLTNVTAANAGEYSVLVQNRIGTVISEPATLTFQTPPRILVQPVERATTIGGTASFSVVAEGSAPLTYQWRFQGKTILGATNSTYTSRDAQLSQEGRYQVQVSNPAGSVMSQDALLCVLETDKTVHFMSIKSQPDRTSRLLLCGLAGTPPVLQASTDFKVWTLLTNFTFRGDNLYEYFDNEAPRYGHRFYQVAPPFPIKLAAQPTDQAVRVGGSVTLSAVAEGTAPFAYQWRHNGAILPGATNASLVLTNVQTPQEGVYQVRVTNLVSKVTTPEVQLCVLGPAIPRPPARRTAFIKSCRVRKPPL from the coding sequence GTGGAATTGCCCGGGGCCACGAACACGGTGCTGACGTTGACCAACGTGACGGCTGCTAACGCCGGCGAGTACAGCGTGCTGGTTCAAAACCGGATTGGAACAGTGATTAGTGAACCGGCGACGCTGACGTTTCAAACGCCGCCGCGCATCCTCGTGCAACCGGTCGAGCGCGCCACCACGATTGGCGGCACGGCCAGCTTCAGCGTGGTCGCCGAAGGCAGCGCGCCGCTGACGTATCAATGGCGCTTTCAAGGCAAGACCATTCTGGGCGCGACGAACTCGACTTACACGTCACGCGACGCGCAACTCTCGCAGGAAGGCCGTTATCAGGTCCAGGTCAGCAATCCCGCGGGCAGTGTGATGAGTCAGGACGCGCTATTGTGCGTGCTGGAAACGGACAAGACCGTCCACTTCATGTCGATCAAGAGCCAGCCGGATCGCACCAGCCGCCTTCTGCTTTGCGGACTCGCGGGCACGCCGCCGGTCTTGCAAGCCTCGACCGATTTCAAAGTCTGGACGCTGCTGACGAACTTCACCTTCCGCGGCGACAACCTCTACGAGTATTTCGACAATGAGGCGCCCCGGTACGGCCATCGCTTTTATCAAGTGGCGCCGCCGTTCCCGATCAAGCTGGCCGCGCAGCCAACGGATCAGGCTGTGCGCGTTGGCGGTTCCGTGACCTTGAGCGCCGTGGCGGAAGGTACCGCGCCGTTCGCTTATCAGTGGCGGCACAATGGCGCGATCTTGCCCGGCGCCACAAACGCGTCGCTGGTTCTGACGAACGTGCAAACGCCGCAGGAAGGCGTGTATCAAGTTCGGGTGACGAACTTGGTCAGCAAAGTGACCACGCCGGAGGTTCAGTTGTGCGTGCTGGGTCCGGCGATCCCCAGGCCGCCGGCTCGCCGCACCGCTTTTATCAAGTCTTGCCGAGTCCGTAAGCCGCCGCTGTAG
- a CDS encoding cation transporter, with protein MTDRRLNRSLRVTAIGMMVNIVLAATKLTAGLLGHAHALIADGVESFADIFSSLVVWRGLIVSAQPADADHPYGHGKAEPIAAAVVATTLLLAAVWIAVKAGEEILRPHLAPAPFTLAVLFLVVTVKEGLFRYVLREARTVGSTAVHTDAWHHRSDAITSIAAAIGISIALIGGPGYESADDIAAIVAAGIIAWNGWRLLRPAMDELMDASPDLALCAEIRRVAEETSGVAAVEKCLVRKMGYHYFVDMHLEVDPQMTVLRAHEVAHQVKDRVRSQLPMIYDVLVHIEPSRGAAH; from the coding sequence ATGACAGACCGAAGGCTTAACCGGAGTCTGCGTGTCACGGCGATCGGGATGATGGTGAATATTGTCCTCGCCGCCACGAAGCTCACCGCCGGCCTTCTCGGACACGCTCACGCGTTGATCGCGGATGGCGTGGAATCCTTCGCCGATATTTTCAGTTCGTTAGTGGTGTGGCGCGGCTTGATCGTTTCCGCTCAGCCGGCGGATGCGGACCATCCCTACGGGCATGGCAAAGCGGAGCCAATCGCGGCCGCGGTCGTGGCCACGACTCTGCTGTTGGCCGCGGTCTGGATTGCCGTGAAAGCCGGGGAAGAGATTCTTCGCCCGCACCTGGCGCCGGCGCCGTTCACGCTGGCGGTTTTGTTCCTTGTCGTGACGGTCAAGGAAGGACTGTTTCGCTACGTCCTGCGCGAGGCAAGAACGGTCGGGAGCACCGCCGTGCACACAGACGCCTGGCATCATCGTAGCGACGCGATTACGTCCATTGCCGCCGCGATCGGCATCAGCATCGCGTTGATCGGCGGGCCGGGATACGAATCGGCGGACGATATTGCCGCGATTGTCGCCGCCGGGATCATTGCCTGGAACGGATGGCGGCTGCTGCGTCCGGCGATGGATGAGCTGATGGACGCGTCGCCGGACCTGGCGTTGTGTGCCGAGATTCGGCGGGTTGCAGAGGAAACTTCCGGCGTCGCCGCCGTCGAAAAATGTCTGGTGCGAAAGATGGGCTACCATTACTTCGTGGATATGCACCTGGAAGTGGATCCCCAGATGACCGTGCTCCGGGCGCACGAAGTGGCGCATCAGGTCAAAGACCGGGTTCGAAGCCAACTGCCCATGATCTATGACGTGCTCGTTCACATCGAACCAAGCCGCGGGGCAGCGCATTAG
- a CDS encoding transglutaminase domain-containing protein yields MRCNWSTSEVHLLVRQTCRSAGSTVPSGRGKYRLMAAGLCLACGLGTALQAAEPDSTSLRAYAEKSQRRQAYGVYLKNHKFGWAIDELKLGRHEGQEVAVATFEMQGSFVSGGERTRFEDKSTTCFALDGKGEIIFGEERTLEDDNEITRVAVRDGAEMVITTRTRGGETKRRVPVPRETIQSARALEAWLTRPPKRGARFEHYSVSWNEEKIDTKEVFTYRGRRSLRWGGVKTDVHSVEVNIEGMNAAFEVLPDGTPLKGMLGGLFELRAEEEALAKTPGSTSFDMLLASSIRIDKSLGDPEKIESLRLKITGLAGFALPNSHRQRIHSRRGNTVVLELSRDRRLEKGMQLAASEREQYLKATPAIQSDQEAIRSLAGEIAGEEKDAFGQASKFQDWIFKNVRQTMAANASSALDVLKNRAGDCTEITLLFLALARAAGIPAREVGGVMYADEEPPVFGWHAWAEIHDGRQWVSVDPTWNQVFVDAAHIKLTEGTQDWSWVNLLGRMKIQVVKVTPGQR; encoded by the coding sequence ATGCGATGCAACTGGTCAACCTCAGAAGTTCACCTCCTGGTAAGGCAGACCTGCAGGTCTGCCGGATCGACGGTCCCTTCAGGGAGAGGAAAATACCGTCTTATGGCGGCGGGCCTTTGCCTGGCTTGCGGCCTTGGAACGGCCCTTCAGGCCGCGGAACCGGATTCCACATCCCTGCGCGCCTACGCTGAGAAAAGCCAGCGCCGCCAGGCTTACGGCGTTTATCTGAAAAATCACAAGTTCGGCTGGGCCATCGACGAATTAAAGCTCGGCCGGCACGAAGGCCAGGAGGTCGCCGTCGCCACTTTTGAAATGCAGGGGAGCTTTGTCTCCGGAGGCGAACGAACGCGCTTTGAAGACAAATCCACCACCTGTTTCGCGCTCGACGGCAAGGGCGAAATCATCTTCGGCGAAGAGCGAACTTTGGAGGACGATAATGAGATCACGCGCGTCGCCGTTCGGGACGGCGCGGAAATGGTGATCACGACGCGAACACGCGGCGGCGAAACCAAACGCCGGGTCCCGGTTCCACGGGAAACGATCCAATCGGCGCGCGCATTGGAAGCGTGGCTGACGCGGCCTCCGAAACGCGGCGCCAGGTTCGAGCATTATTCGGTGTCCTGGAATGAGGAGAAGATCGACACCAAAGAAGTGTTCACGTATCGCGGGCGCAGATCGCTCCGTTGGGGCGGCGTGAAGACCGACGTGCATTCGGTCGAGGTCAACATCGAAGGCATGAACGCGGCGTTCGAGGTGCTCCCGGACGGCACACCGCTCAAGGGCATGCTGGGTGGACTGTTCGAGCTGCGCGCGGAGGAGGAAGCCCTGGCCAAGACGCCCGGCAGCACGTCGTTCGACATGTTGCTCGCTTCCTCGATCCGAATCGACAAGAGCCTGGGCGATCCGGAGAAGATCGAGTCGCTTCGCTTAAAGATCACCGGACTGGCGGGATTCGCCCTGCCCAACTCGCATCGCCAGCGGATTCACTCCCGGCGTGGGAACACGGTGGTTCTGGAGTTGTCGCGCGACCGGAGGCTGGAGAAGGGAATGCAGTTGGCCGCCTCGGAGCGCGAACAATACTTGAAGGCGACCCCCGCCATTCAATCGGATCAGGAGGCAATTCGCTCCCTGGCCGGCGAGATTGCCGGCGAGGAAAAGGACGCGTTCGGCCAGGCCTCGAAGTTTCAAGATTGGATTTTCAAGAACGTGCGCCAGACGATGGCAGCCAACGCGTCCTCCGCTCTGGATGTCTTGAAGAATCGCGCGGGCGATTGCACGGAGATCACGCTGCTCTTTCTGGCTCTGGCCCGGGCCGCGGGAATTCCCGCTCGCGAAGTGGGCGGCGTGATGTACGCGGATGAGGAACCGCCCGTCTTCGGCTGGCACGCGTGGGCCGAGATTCACGATGGCCGTCAATGGGTGAGCGTCGATCCGACCTGGAATCAAGTATTCGTCGACGCCGCGCACATCAAGCTGACCGAAGGCACGCAAGACTGGTCCTGGGTCAATCTGCTCGGTCGAATGAAAATCCAGGTGGTGAAGGTCACTCCAGGCCAGCGCTGA
- a CDS encoding DUF1015 domain-containing protein, with the protein MATIKPFIALRPRPDLAARVCELPYDVMSSEEARQIAAGNPLSFLHVSKPEIDLPPGIDPYGGRVYAKGLENFSKLITDGALRTDPQPCFYLYRQIMGKHSQLGLVAAASCEDYLKNLIKKHELTRPDKEDDRVRHIEALNSQTGPVFLVYPSNPALNELFARTSAQAPDVDFTATDGVRHTSWTIHNAAELRFIEDQFARMPALYIADGHHRSASAARVFQSRKGAGHTAHFLSVIFPHDQVRILPYNRVLKDLNGLTPPQVLEKLDGVFIIKSPGAAAPARKHELGFYLAGQWHTLNCRPRFAATTDPIEKLDVTLLQKYVLAPLFGIDDPRTSKRIQFVGGIRGTAELEKIVESGEFACAFSMFPTSIGDLMAIADAGGIMPPKSTWFEPKLRDGMFCHML; encoded by the coding sequence ATGGCGACCATCAAACCTTTCATAGCCCTGCGGCCGCGGCCCGACCTGGCGGCGCGTGTGTGCGAATTGCCTTACGACGTGATGTCCTCGGAGGAAGCGCGCCAAATCGCGGCGGGGAACCCGCTCAGCTTTCTCCACGTCAGCAAGCCGGAGATCGACCTGCCGCCAGGGATTGACCCTTATGGCGGGCGAGTTTACGCCAAAGGCCTGGAGAACTTCTCGAAACTAATCACTGACGGCGCCCTGAGGACCGATCCGCAGCCGTGCTTTTATCTTTACCGGCAAATCATGGGCAAGCACAGCCAGCTTGGCCTGGTCGCCGCGGCCAGTTGCGAAGACTACCTGAAGAATCTCATCAAGAAGCACGAGCTGACCCGGCCGGACAAGGAAGACGATCGCGTGCGCCACATCGAAGCGTTGAATTCCCAAACCGGTCCGGTCTTCCTGGTCTATCCTTCCAATCCGGCGCTGAATGAATTGTTCGCGAGAACGTCGGCTCAAGCTCCGGATGTCGATTTTACTGCGACGGACGGCGTCCGCCACACGTCGTGGACGATCCACAATGCTGCGGAGCTTCGATTCATTGAGGACCAGTTTGCGCGCATGCCAGCGCTCTACATTGCGGATGGCCATCATCGCAGCGCGTCGGCGGCGCGGGTTTTTCAAAGTCGGAAGGGCGCCGGGCACACCGCGCACTTCCTCAGCGTGATCTTTCCGCACGACCAGGTGCGAATCCTCCCTTACAACCGGGTCCTGAAAGATTTGAACGGCCTCACGCCGCCGCAGGTTCTGGAGAAACTGGACGGCGTGTTTATCATCAAATCTCCCGGCGCGGCGGCTCCGGCGCGAAAGCACGAGTTGGGATTCTACCTTGCGGGCCAGTGGCACACATTGAACTGCCGTCCGCGATTCGCCGCCACGACCGATCCCATCGAGAAACTCGACGTGACCCTGCTGCAAAAATACGTGCTCGCCCCGTTGTTCGGAATCGATGATCCGCGCACCAGCAAACGTATCCAGTTTGTCGGCGGCATTCGCGGAACGGCGGAACTGGAGAAAATAGTTGAGAGCGGCGAATTCGCCTGCGCCTTCTCCATGTTTCCCACGAGCATCGGAGACTTGATGGCCATCGCGGACGCCGGCGGGATCATGCCGCCCAAGAGCACCTGGTTCGAGCCTAAGCTGCGCGACGGGATGTTTTGTCACATGCTCTAG